The following proteins come from a genomic window of Anticarsia gemmatalis isolate Benzon Research Colony breed Stoneville strain chromosome 25, ilAntGemm2 primary, whole genome shotgun sequence:
- the LOC142983923 gene encoding uncharacterized protein LOC142983923 translates to MFTIAVCVLVSLAINDVQSRYVHESNIPGAIETNKIISAFEEAVSQCKTEGAVLAAPVNEQLRDEMIALIGVNNHSTPYFINAKLEHSHNPQFVSSEGVSLDDMSVSDMIEELDPRDGECLAMDSRTIRVVSCSAPLPYMCYKENDTISNTTEREIGNDTESEINCGTSDQEYEYYNDTGSCYKFHPQYTTWNDARAICETEGGYLVVLNNELEAQVVHDMGNYYIHVGIHDSTNDNKGWKSIRGDRLEDIYNEWNNALKTYDGEHCAIMIYIGGLNYNKCDDERAFLCEKDVAV, encoded by the exons ATGTACAAAGCAGATATGTGCACGAGTCAAATATACCTGgagcaatagaaacaaacaaaattatctcAGCTTTCGAAGAGGCCGTGTCTCAATGTAAAACTGAAG GTGCAGTGCTAGCGGCTCCTGTGAATGAACAACTTCGAGATGAGATGATAGCACTCATCGGTGTTAATAATCACTCAACACCTTACTTCATTAACGCGAAACTCGAACACTCTCACAACCCACAATTCGTGTCTTCAGAAG GTGTTTCACTAGACGACATGAGTGTGAGTGACATGATCGAGGAGTTAGATCCTCGTGATGGTGAGTGTTTGGCCATGGACAGTCGTACCATACGAGTGGTGTCGTGTTCTGCGCCGCTGCCGTACATGTGCTACAAGGAGAACGATACGATCAGTAATACTACTGAACGAGAAATAGGTAATGATACAGAATCAGAGATTAATTGCGGCACATCTGATCAAG AATACGAATATTACAATGACACGGGCAGTTGTTATAAATTTCACCCGCAATATACGACCTGGAATGATGCGCGTGCCATCTGTGAAACTGAGGGAGGGTATCTGGTGGTCCTGAACAATGAGCTGGAGGCTCAAGTGGTCCACGACATGGGGAACTACTATATACATGTAGGAATACATGACTCGACTAATGATAATAAGGGATGGAAAAGTATTCGAG GCGATCGTCTTGAAGACATCTACAATGAATGGAACAATGCACTGAAGACTTATGATGGAGAGCATTGCGCTATCATGATATACATCGGAGGGTTGAACTACAACAAGTGTGATGATGAAAGAGCTTTCCTTTGTGAAAAAGACGTTGCTGTATAG
- the LOC142983886 gene encoding lymphocyte antigen 75-like, producing the protein MYPPVLSVPSFTTFVLTLLGMRQENRFEFKPSINGTLEDNRNVLSWANALTQCRNEGAELAAPVTEQLRDEMLAFININKQPTPYFINAKLVHSQKPQFMSTEGVSLDDMPVDHMIDSLDLRDGECLAMDGSTIRVVSCTMPLPYICFRERGKKKMLECARTDNGYKAALSTGSCYKFHNERLNWFAAKSVCEAEGAHLVIINDRVEALTVRRHLVGSTGFYLFTGVIDKDTWFSVKGERETELYFVWSEGYNKTSRMTCATLNYSGLLDDFNCESYYYAFTCEMEAHWKTEEKAQ; encoded by the exons atgtatccACCAGTGTTAAGTGTACCGTCTTTTACAACTTTTGTGCTTACCCTACTTGGTATGAGGCAAG AGAACAGATTCGAGTTCAAGCCATCTATAAACGGTACATTAGAAGACAACAGGAACGTATTATCTTGGGCAAATGCACTCACTCAATGTAGGAATGAAg GAGCAGAGCTAGCGGCTCCTGTTACCGAGCAACTTCGAGACGAAATGCTAGCGttcatcaatataaataaacaaccaaCGCCTTACTTCATTAACGCAAAGCTTGTACACTCTCAAAAACCACAATTTATGTCTACAGAAG GTGTTTCTCTAGACGATATGCCTGTGGATCACATGATTGACAGCCTAGATCTCCGTGATGGTGAGTGTTTGGCCATGGACGGTAGCACCATACGAGTGGTGTCATGTACCATGCCGCTGCCGTACATCTGCTTCAGGGAGAGAGGGAAGAAGAAGATGCTGGAATGTGCTAGAACTGATAACG GCTACAAAGCGGCACTGTCTACAGGCAGTTGCTACAAATTCCACAATGAAAGACTGAACTGGTTTGCCGCCAAGTCGGTCTGCGAGGCGGAAGGTGCTCACCTGGTCATCATCAATGATAGGGTGGAGGCGTTGACGGTCCGCAGACACTTGGTCGGTTCTACTGGGTTCTATCTATTCACTGGAGTGATAGATAAGGATACGTGGTTCAGTGTGAAGG GTGAGCGTGAAACAGAGTTATACTTCGTGTGGAGTGAGGGTTACAATAAAACAAGTCGAATGACCTGCGCTACTTTGAACTACAGTGGACTGTTGGACGACTTTAATTGTGAATCATATTACTATGCGTTCACTTGTGAAATGGAGGCTCATTGGAAAACTGAAGAAAAAGCTCAATAA
- the LOC142983946 gene encoding uncharacterized protein LOC142983946 — protein MFNIAVCVLVLAVTDVQGRYVFKSTIRGSIDTNKIITTFEEAVSQCKNEGAVLAAPVNEQLRDEMIALIGVNNHSTPYFINAKLVHSHNPQFVSSEGVSLDDMSVSDMIEELDPRDGECLAMDSRTIRVVSCSAPLPYMCYKENDTISNTTKREISCGTSDKEFVYNNVTGSCYKLHKQDASWDDALAICEAEGGYLMIPNNDLEAQVIHDMGHFFIHVGIRDSTNDNKGWKSIHGERLEDIYKGWNFEIHRYTGEQCLVLMYSGLDYVNCDVERSYYCEKDVVVS, from the exons ATGTACAAGGCAGATACGTGTTCAAGTCAACTATACGTGGATCAATAGATACAAACAAGATTATCACAACGTTCGAGGAAGCGGTGTCTCAATGCAAAAATGAAG GTGCAGTGCTAGCGGCTCCTGTGAACGAACAACTTCGAGACGAGATGATAGCACTCATCGGTGTTAATAATCACTCAACACCTTACTTCATTAACGCAAAACTTGTACACTCTCACAATCCACAATTCGTGTCTTCAGAAG GTGTTTCACTAGACGACATGAGTGTGAGTGACATGATCGAGGAGTTAGATCCTCGTGATGGTGAGTGTTTGGCCATGGACAGTCGTACCATACGAGTGGTGTCGTGTTCTGCGCCGCTGCCGTACATGTGCTACAAGGAGAACGATACTATCAGTAATACTACAAAACGAGAGATTAGTTGTGGCACATCTGATAAAG aattcgTATATAATAATGTCACAGGCAGTTGTTACAAATTACACAAGCAAGATGCGTCCTGGGATGATGCGCTAGCCATCTGTGAGGCTGAGGGGGGGTACCTGATGATCCCCAACAATGATCTGGAGGCTCAAGTGATCCACGATATGGGGCACTTCTTCATACATGTAGGAATACGTGACTCCACAAACGATAATAAGGGATGGAAAAGTATTCATG GGGAGCGTCTTGAAGACATCTACAAAGGGTGGAACTTTGAAATACACCGTTACACAGGAGAGCAATGTCTTGTGTTGATGTACAGTGGACTGGATTACGTCAATTGTGATGTTGAAAGATCTTACTATTGTGAAAAGGACGTTGTTGTATCGTAA